The DNA window TTTGGGATTGTTTAATCTCATCATGACTCTCATGTCTGCCTCATTGCAGAACGACACATTATAAGCCTTGTCTTGTTGCTGGTGGCTCCTATGCTTGTTGAATCATGTAGACAAGTCTAGTCATCACACATCTGCTTTATTAAAGTTGTAATCCACCCCCTTCACCCTCTGAACAGTCGGGCTTCCTTTCTTCGTCCTCACCCCTCAACACAATCCCTTCAAGCGCGGCTTCTTCTGCAACGACGAGTCCATCAGGTATCCGCTCAGAGAGGACACCATCTCCTACCAGCTGCTGGGCGGGGTCATGATCCCCTTCGTCCTGGTCGTGGTACGTAGACGCATCCCTCCGAAGAAACATCAAAAGTGTAAATGTAATCCTAATGGTTGTGTCGTCTGTGCCGCAGGTCATCTGTGGCGAATGCCTGTCCGTCCACATGTCTAACGTCTCAAACCAGTCGTCGGGGGCCAAGTACTTGGTGTGTGTCTACAAGGCGGTGGGCAGCTTTGTCTTTGGCGCCGCCGTCAGCCAGTCTCTGACGGACGTAGCCAAATACTCCATCGGCCGTCTGCGGCCGAACTTCCTGGCTGTTTGCAAGCCAGTGTGGGAACACGTCAACTGCGGGACTGGAGGGTACACGGAGAACTTCACCTGCACGGGGGACCGTTTCATGGTGGACGAGTCCAGGTAACGGCTGTAAAGTGGACGACAGCGTCTGGGGATTTTCCTGCTGTAGCTTCATGTGTGGATGGAGgatgtcttcttcttccaggtcTGACATGAATCTCTCTGTTTTCCAGACTTTCCTTCTTCTCCGGACACGCATCCTTCGCCATGTACTGCATGCTCTTTCTCGTCGTAAGTGCCGGAGCGCTTTACACGTTGACACACACGTGCTCATCACACACTGATATCAATGGTGCGATGTCTTTAGCTTTACATCCAAGCCCGGCTGAGGTCAGAGTGGGCCAGGCTCCTCCGTCCCACCATCCAGTTCTTCCTGATCGCCACCGCCGTGTACGTGGGTCTGTCCAGAGTGTCGGACTACAAACATCACTGGAGTGACGTGTTGGCTGGTCTGTTGCTCGGAGCTTTAGCAGCTGTTTTTACAGTAAGTTAGAGGGGTCTGCTATGAAAGGAGGATAGAAAAGTCAGAGTTTGGGTCATTAGATCTCGTAAAACTTTAATACCTCCATCAAAATCTAGCAAAACGGGCTGATTCCCTTTGTGTGGCATGTCTCTCCAGGTGTCCTGCGTGTCCAACTCCTTTGAGCAGCCAGTCGACCCAGTGGCGTTGCAGGACAAACAGGAGACGCACGCAAACTTACAAGAAAACCCCACCAATGGAATCACCTACGGTAGCATGGACTGACCCCAAGGCCCCAACAACGACACTGTCCCGGGACAAGGAGGCCCTACAGGATCCAAGTTCGTACACTGGTGCcaaggctgcagcctgaagacTCTGGAATGGACAAGCTTTATTTTTTCAGAAGAAACAACGGACGAGTGCACGTTGTggaacaaaaaaacagcagcgTTATCAttgttttttacctttttttgcAGTATAAACTTTTTGGACATGTCTTTAAATGAAtgcagctctgctgttgctgtcggGAATGAATGAAATTCCTTTTTGCTTGGAATATAATGCGAGTCTGTGTGGACGCTCGCGGAGCGCCTGGCACCTGCGAGgagctgtctttttttttaacgtaaaaCAGAAATAACTTGTCTTCTGCCCTCAAACTGCTGTCGTGACTCCTTTCTGCTGTTTAATtcatgaaaaaaagagaaagaatccTTACTTTTGGTTCTTGTCAGTTTGTATGAAGCTCTCAATAACTTTAGGTTGTAAACGGGAGGAATAAACAGAGatccagttttctttttctaacaCGAGAAAATCCTCATTTCTGACCTCTGCCAGACCAAACGAGGGCGCGGGAACTTTGACCATGATGGAGTTTACCCCACAGAGATGATGGCTATTGTGAACAGACTGGTGCTGATCCCACAAATAAGGGTCTTCTGGATCCTATTACAGTGACTGAGAGGCCAGCGGGAGGGAAAACAGACATCCATCATTGTCAGCTGAGTGGCAAACAGGGAGACATTACATGAAAAGCTATAAAATAAATGCTAAATACTTTGTCAGTTTGTGAATTAGGTAAGTGTGGGATTATGCAAAAAATAACTAAGAACTGTGTCAACCCAATGGGAGTCAACCCAATGCTCTCTATATTAAGCAAGAAGTGAAAACTGCTGCCATGTTGCAAAACTGGTCAACATTTGTAGATTGCTTAAATGAAGCACtttggaaacaggaaatgaagaagacTAAGACTGTTGAGCTGCTGATGGATATGCAGAGacatcacgtgtgtgtgtgtgtgtgtgtgtgcgcttcaCAGAGCTCTGTTGTTGTCCTGCTGACCTTGGCAATAGTGGAAAAACAGCACTCCCATCACATGTCTGTCGTCATCTTGCCAGACACTGACAGCGCTGCAGAAACAGGCAACACTTAGTGTTTTGTGCACTGGTGGCATTTTTAAAGAAGTAGAAATGTTCTTTTATAATTTGTCAAATTCTTCCTAAATCTGATCCTCGTGAGCACTTTTACTTATTCAGGAGGGTGCAAAAAAGGTGGGGGGTTTATGTAGCAATGGCTAACAAATGATGCTAAGTGTCATCTTTACCTTCATCAGTAAAGGTACAAAGATTAGATCTAATAGCAGCTGTTTCATCTACTGCCTGTTTGGGAACAATGAAATGAGAAGTTATAGAgaacagaggaaggaaatgtagaaGAGCTTGTTAGAGAAGTCAACCATCAGTCAGCACTGAGGGTTTAATTGCAGTGTTTCCTGTAGTACTGGCAAAGACTTGCCTTTAAAAAATCTCACTTTGGAGCAAGTTTTGCTTTCCTAAAAGATCATCTCATGTCCTGCTTAGATATTAAGATTCATGATGTTTTGACTTTCAAATAAGCAACTGTAGACTAAACTACAGCAAGCACATTACAGTGTATGGATCTTAGCAGCAGcttgaatttttttaaatttatagaTGTAAAAATTTAAGTAGGCACTATTTTACATGAAACCCAACTTTTCAGCTAAAGGCCCAAGACTGAAAACCTTTGTGCTTCTCACTGCATGCTCTTGAGacattttaattattcattgAGCACAATTTATATTAAAGAATTTATCAGCTCCTTTAAAATCAGCCCTCCACCCAGTGGAACTCCTTCTTGTGGTAGAGTGTGATAACTACACCTGATAAACTGGACGTTAGCTGAACCTGGTACTATAATGATAATATAAAAGTAAGAATATAGATTTGTTATACAAGCTATATTTTACCTGCAGTGAGTAGTCAGGATTTTTCAGAGACAGCAACATGATGGTTAGGAAAAGAATTAAAGACCAGCACTGTTGTAAAATTTTATTCGGACAAATCTGTACATGGAGGTTTAGGCCTTCAGTGTGTTCACATATATATTTAAGCATAATGGGGACAAATAGGTTGTTCACCGAAGATGGAGAAGTGCTAGCCTCACTCAAAACTGGACAGGAAGTTGAGTACAATCTGCTTCAGTTTAGCATCTGATGCCTCTGAGATCATTCCGTCGGCCCTGAATGGAAAGAGAAATCAAGTGAGGTTGATTCCATACTTTGAAACTACATTTCTCCTGATCCAAATTAAAAATCTTTATCTCAAACACCCAACTCACCTGATGGCTGCCAGCAAGTCCTGGTGCTGGCTAAGAATGTGCTGCAGGAAAGCCTTCTCAAACTTTGTGATCTTGCTGGGCTCCATCTTGTCCAAGTGACCTCTGACACCAGCGTAAATGACCGTGACCTGCTCCTCAATGGCCATTGGGGCTGGAAAGGAGACAGTTTAATGGTCAGTCCTCGACTACCTCCACAGTGCTTTGATTAATGGTGGTGAAACGGTTTAAATGAACACTCACAGTACTGTCCCTGTTTCAGCAGCTCAGTCAGTCTAACGCCCCTGttcaggagctgctgggtgGCGGCGTCCAGATCAGAGCCGAACTGGGCGAAGGCGGCGACTTCACGGTACTGAGCCAGCTCCAGTTTCATGGTACCAGCCACCTACACAATGCAAGTGCCATCAGAATTATCATCCTGGTCTTCAGAGAGGAATTTACTGTGAATCCACAGGGTTCCAATCTCACCTGTTTCATGGCCCTGGTCTGGGCAGCAGACCCGACTCTGGACACAGACAGACCCACGTTGATAGCGGGACGAATACCCTTGTAGAACAGCTCAGTCTCCAAGAAGATCTACAAGCACATCTGATTGGGATCAGCGCTGCGAGAGAATCTCGCTTGAATTCGCACAACAAACCTGTCCGTCTGTGATGGAGATGACGTTGGTGGGGATGTAGGCAGACACGTCACCAGCCTGAGTCTCGATGACGGGCAGAGCGGTGAGGGAGCCGCCTCCGAAGTTGTCGTTCATCTTGGCGGCTCTCTCCAGCAGACGGGAGTGAAGGTAGAACACGTCACCGGGGTAGGCCTCGCGCCCAGGGAGGAcggc is part of the Takifugu rubripes chromosome 21, fTakRub1.2, whole genome shotgun sequence genome and encodes:
- the LOC101070779 gene encoding phospholipid phosphatase 1-like isoform X1; protein product: MMICEQLKGNDACLAGTLRLVAPKSRRDHRGLCVETETRRGAIMFEASGFALVLLDFTCLILVGLPFFVLTPQHNPFKRGFFCNDESIRYPLREDTISYQLLGGVMIPFVLVVVICGECLSVHMSNVSNQSSGAKYLVCVYKAVGSFVFGAAVSQSLTDVAKYSIGRLRPNFLAVCKPVWEHVNCGTGGYTENFTCTGDRFMVDESRLSFFSGHASFAMYCMLFLVLYIQARLRSEWARLLRPTIQFFLIATAVYVGLSRVSDYKHHWSDVLAGLLLGALAAVFTVSCVSNSFEQPVDPVALQDKQETHANLQENPTNGITYGSMD
- the LOC101070779 gene encoding phospholipid phosphatase 1-like isoform X2, with the protein product MFEASGFALVLLDFTCLILVGLPFFVLTPQHNPFKRGFFCNDESIRYPLREDTISYQLLGGVMIPFVLVVVICGECLSVHMSNVSNQSSGAKYLVCVYKAVGSFVFGAAVSQSLTDVAKYSIGRLRPNFLAVCKPVWEHVNCGTGGYTENFTCTGDRFMVDESRLSFFSGHASFAMYCMLFLVLYIQARLRSEWARLLRPTIQFFLIATAVYVGLSRVSDYKHHWSDVLAGLLLGALAAVFTVSCVSNSFEQPVDPVALQDKQETHANLQENPTNGITYGSMD